In Helianthus annuus cultivar XRQ/B chromosome 9, HanXRQr2.0-SUNRISE, whole genome shotgun sequence, the following are encoded in one genomic region:
- the LOC110876645 gene encoding uncharacterized protein LOC110876645, translating to MPSPRTLKEAQALNGRLVAINRFLARHAERSLPFIKTLKDCLNNKNFKWTSEAEEALQDMKRFIEKLPMLTAPYPEELLKMYLATAHNAVNVVLMVERDGKQTPIYYISRVLAGPEKRYPTLEKLVLALVQATRRLRIYFQGHRVQVIVDFLAEIPDGETVKDPAIQDISESSTAKQTWMLYTDGSSSGKGSGAGLMLISPDEIRLMYALRFDFECSNNEAEYETLLAGLRMAQSMGASRVDAYVDSLLVNNQVNETYEAKDESMARYLAKTKELIASFDSVTLNHVHRGKNQIADALSKLATSGMEKEVKVETLQSPSIEPREVSAIIAEEPCWYTPILKFLTKGELPPARGEAQKIQTKALQYEVNNGVLYRKSYLGPLLQCVSPAEAKYLIQEIHSGICGIHAGPWDVIAKIHSVGYY from the exons ATGCCTTCCCCCAGGACTTTGAAAGAGGCGCAAGCGTTAAATGGGCGTCTGGTGGCTATAAACAGATTTTTGGCAAGACACGCGGAAAGATCTTTGCCATTTATAAAGACGTTGAAAGATTGCCTTAACAATAAAAACTTTAAATGGACCAGCGAAGCGGAAGAAGCCCTGCAAGACATGAAGCGTTTCATCGAAAAACTACCCATGTTGACAGCACCATACCCAGAAGAACTACTCAAGATGTACCTAGCGACGGCTCACAACGCGGTAAACGTGGTACTCATGGTGGAAAGAGATGGGAAACAAACACCAATATATTACATCAGCCGAGTTCTGGCAGGACCCGAAAAGCGGTATCCAACACTCGAAAAGTTGGTCCTAGCACTAGTTCAGGCTACCCGACGACTCAGAATATATTTTCAAGGGCACCGCGTTCAG GTGATCGTCGATTTCTTGGCTGAAATTCCTGATGGTGAAACTGTAAAGGATCCCGCAATCCAGGACATTTCGGAATCCAGCACAGCCAAGCAAACCTGGATGCTCTACACTGACGGATCATCCAGCGGGAAAGGTTCTGGGGCAGGTCTGATGTTGATAAGCCCAGATGAAATAAGGCTCATGTACGCTTTACGTTTTGACTTTGAATGCTCCAACAATGAAGCAGAGTATGAAACGCTACTAGCGGGCTTGAGAATGGCCCAATCTATGGGAGCCTCAAGAGTTGACGCGTATGTCGACTCTTTGCTGGTCAATAACCAAGTAAACGAAACTTACGAGGCCAAGGACGAATCAATGGCGAGGTATTTGGCTAAAACCAAGGAGCTCATAGCTTCCTTTGACAGTGTCACGCTTAACCACGTCCATAGAGGAAAAAACCAAATAGCAGACGCCTTGAGTAAACTTGCTACCTCGGGTATGGAAAAAGAAGTAAAGGTAGAAACATTGCAGTCACCTTCCATTGAACCCCGGGAAGTTTCAGCCATCATAGCGGAGGAACCATGTTGGTACACTCCCATACTAAAGTTCCTCACAAAGGGTGAATTACCTCCCGCCAGAGGCGAAGCCCAAAAGATCCAAACCAAGGCATTGCAATATGAAGTAAACAATGGTGTCCTATACAGAAAATCATACTTGGGGCCGCTATTACAGTGTGTATCCCCAGCAGAGGCGAAATATCTAATCCAAGAGATACACTCTGGCATATGTGGCATTCACGCTGGACCCTGGGATGTTATTGCCAAAATCCACAGCGTCGGATACTACTAG